The following are encoded in a window of Flavobacterium sp. WC2421 genomic DNA:
- a CDS encoding exonuclease domain-containing protein, with protein MYAILDIETTGGQFNEEGITEIAIYKYDGHEIVDQFISLVNPEIPIQPFVVKLTGINNAMLTGAPKFFEVAKRIIEMTNDCVLVAHNADFDYRILRTEFRRLGYDFNQRTLCTVELSKKLLPEQPSHSLGKLVRALGIPMADRHRASGDAMATVKLFKMLLDKDIEKAIVRDLIKTEIQKGIAPKLQDIIESLPSRVGTYYIHNEAGKIIFIGKSRNIKKRVNQHFTGITTSAKKIQKEVFTVTFEETGSELISFLKEIEEIKINKPVYNRMARKSNFSWAIYSEKDANGYLNLKLQKADGRKKEIIAYPNALEGKNALYRISTEFNLCQKFTGLYQTKNHCFQHTINECDGACIGKITPSEYNLRVQAFIDKNGFENTNMIIIDKGRKISERSAVLVENGILKGYAFYDLNYQITNVEILKNIITPMDSNRDTRNAIQGYIRKNKGFKIIKF; from the coding sequence TTGTACGCAATATTAGACATAGAAACTACCGGAGGACAATTCAATGAAGAAGGGATTACAGAAATTGCTATCTACAAATATGATGGTCATGAAATTGTGGATCAATTTATTAGTTTAGTCAATCCTGAAATTCCAATTCAACCCTTTGTTGTGAAATTGACAGGAATTAATAATGCGATGTTGACAGGTGCTCCTAAATTTTTTGAAGTAGCCAAACGTATAATTGAAATGACCAATGACTGTGTTCTTGTAGCACACAATGCCGACTTTGATTATCGTATTTTACGCACTGAATTTCGACGTTTAGGATATGACTTCAATCAACGTACACTTTGCACAGTTGAGTTATCAAAAAAACTACTACCAGAGCAACCTTCACACAGTTTAGGAAAGTTAGTCCGTGCCTTGGGAATTCCTATGGCTGATAGACACAGAGCAAGTGGAGACGCTATGGCAACTGTCAAATTATTCAAAATGCTCTTGGATAAAGACATTGAAAAAGCAATTGTCAGAGATCTAATCAAGACTGAAATCCAAAAAGGGATCGCGCCAAAACTACAAGATATTATAGAAAGTTTACCTTCAAGAGTAGGTACTTACTATATTCATAATGAAGCTGGTAAAATAATTTTTATTGGTAAAAGCAGAAACATTAAAAAAAGGGTCAATCAGCATTTTACGGGTATTACTACTAGTGCAAAAAAAATACAAAAAGAAGTTTTCACGGTAACCTTTGAAGAAACGGGATCAGAATTAATCTCTTTTTTGAAGGAAATCGAAGAAATTAAAATAAACAAACCAGTTTACAATAGAATGGCAAGAAAAAGCAATTTTTCATGGGCTATATATTCGGAGAAAGATGCCAATGGATATTTAAATTTAAAACTTCAAAAAGCAGATGGGAGAAAAAAAGAAATCATAGCTTACCCCAATGCGCTTGAAGGAAAAAATGCTTTATATAGAATTTCAACCGAATTCAATTTATGTCAGAAATTCACTGGATTGTATCAAACCAAAAATCATTGTTTTCAACATACCATTAACGAATGTGATGGCGCTTGTATTGGAAAAATTACACCCTCAGAATACAATCTCCGGGTTCAAGCTTTCATAGACAAAAATGGATTTGAAAACACCAACATGATTATTATTGATAAAGGAAGAAAAATCAGTGAGCGCTCAGCTGTTTTAGTTGAGAATGGCATTTTAAAAGGGTACGCTTTTTATGATTTAAACTATCAAATAACAAATGTTGAGATCTTAAAAAACATTATAACCCCTATGGATAGCAATCGAGATACCCGCAATGCCATCCAAGGGTATATTCGAAAAAACAAAGGTTTTAAGATTATCAAATTCTAG
- a CDS encoding ion transporter — MRKVKSKYDLFKQKTHIIIYGTSTKAGRLFDLILLGLILLSVLLVMMETVAAFDLQYHTELVFLEWLITVFFTMEYLLRILTIDKSWKYIFSFYGIIDLLAILPMYLSIFFIGTSIFSVVRSLRLLRLFKILNHPQFTSQSTQLRQAINASRGKIVVFIYFVLIITIIIGSIMYVVEGKQSGFTSIPAGIYWTIVTLTTVGYGDISPVTPLGQFIASFVMILGYGIIAVPTGIVTAEIAKNVQKPAVNTKIPCKTCGKNDYPDKANFCHRCGQPL, encoded by the coding sequence ATGCGTAAAGTCAAATCTAAATATGATCTTTTTAAACAAAAAACGCATATCATTATTTATGGTACAAGCACAAAAGCAGGGCGTTTATTTGATTTAATTCTGTTAGGACTTATATTACTAAGTGTCCTTTTAGTAATGATGGAAACGGTTGCTGCATTTGATTTGCAATACCATACAGAACTTGTTTTTCTAGAATGGCTAATCACGGTATTTTTCACGATGGAGTATCTTTTGCGCATCTTAACAATAGATAAATCTTGGAAATATATTTTTAGTTTTTATGGCATCATCGATTTACTCGCCATTTTGCCCATGTATTTATCGATTTTCTTCATTGGGACTAGCATTTTTAGTGTCGTTCGTTCGTTGCGATTACTTCGATTATTCAAAATACTAAATCATCCACAATTTACCAGTCAATCTACACAATTGAGGCAAGCCATCAATGCCAGTCGCGGTAAAATTGTTGTTTTTATTTATTTTGTACTCATAATTACTATCATTATAGGCTCCATCATGTACGTAGTCGAAGGCAAACAAAGTGGTTTTACTAGTATTCCAGCAGGAATTTACTGGACTATTGTAACACTAACTACCGTAGGTTATGGAGACATTTCCCCTGTAACCCCATTAGGACAATTTATTGCCTCCTTTGTAATGATTTTGGGATATGGCATAATAGCAGTACCCACAGGAATTGTTACCGCAGAAATTGCCAAAAATGTCCAAAAACCAGCAGTTAATACAAAAATTCCCTGTAAAACTTGTGGTAAAAATGATTATCCAGATAAAGCTAATTTTTGTCACCGCTGTGGACAACCACTTTAA
- the miaA gene encoding tRNA (adenosine(37)-N6)-dimethylallyltransferase MiaA, whose protein sequence is MKYLLTIIGPTAIGKTALSIHLANHFNCEIISCDSRQFFKEMTIGTAVPSKTELAAAKHHFIQNKSIFESYTVGDFEKEAIAKIDELFLTNDYVVLVGGSGLYVNAVLKGFDEFPEIDSSIRESVNATYEKLGIGYLQEQLQKLDPTYFKTLTTENPQTLQNPQRMMRFVEVCIGSGKPYSSFLNQKQNSRNFNPILIGLEADRSIMYNRINQRVDIMMKEGLLKEAKTVYPNKELNALQTVGYRELFSYFDGEFTLEFATEEIKKNTRRFSKRQLTWFKRDENTKWFNYETPYQTIFNYIESKIHNS, encoded by the coding sequence ATGAAATACCTACTTACCATCATCGGACCTACGGCTATTGGCAAAACAGCGTTGAGTATTCACCTAGCTAATCATTTTAACTGTGAAATTATTTCCTGTGACAGCCGACAGTTTTTTAAAGAAATGACTATTGGAACTGCTGTTCCAAGCAAAACTGAATTGGCTGCCGCAAAACATCATTTTATTCAAAATAAATCAATATTTGAGTCTTATACTGTTGGTGATTTCGAGAAAGAAGCTATTGCTAAAATTGATGAATTATTCTTAACTAATGATTATGTAGTTCTTGTGGGAGGTTCTGGTTTGTATGTCAATGCAGTTCTAAAAGGATTTGATGAATTTCCAGAAATAGATTCCTCAATTCGAGAATCAGTAAATGCAACTTATGAAAAATTAGGGATTGGGTATTTGCAAGAACAACTCCAAAAATTAGATCCTACTTATTTTAAAACCCTAACAACCGAAAATCCACAAACCCTACAAAACCCACAACGCATGATGCGTTTTGTAGAAGTATGTATTGGTTCCGGAAAACCGTATTCTTCTTTTTTAAATCAGAAACAAAATAGTCGCAACTTCAATCCTATTCTTATAGGACTTGAAGCTGATAGAAGCATCATGTACAATCGCATCAATCAACGAGTGGACATCATGATGAAAGAAGGGCTATTAAAAGAAGCTAAAACAGTATATCCTAACAAAGAGCTCAATGCATTACAAACTGTAGGATATAGAGAATTATTCAGTTATTTTGACGGGGAGTTTACACTAGAATTTGCCACCGAAGAAATCAAGAAAAACACTAGACGCTTCTCTAAACGCCAACTCACTTGGTTTAAAAGAGACGAGAATACAAAATGGTTTAATTACGAAACTCCATACCAAACTATCTTTAATTATATAGAATCGAAAATTCATAATTCATAA
- a CDS encoding acyl-[acyl-carrier-protein] thioesterase yields MPISPNFTSILSKDWEINFTQCMPNGYLKYTDLCNLLQLTAAAHSDMGGISFSDMQEFNQAWVLSRMRVEITALPKWGDLVTVKTWINTLENSRSVRALEMHLNGKKIIGTETFWAVFNTEKRRPEGLALPYEHFELYPEKKATVAPFSKISISPEKEELFEKTVFLSDLDIVNHVNNVKYLEWCLDLVDEKTILNQEIKSFEMNFMKELSLKDQVVIHENVSEESVVFSITKEEKNCFALQLNLK; encoded by the coding sequence ATGCCAATAAGTCCAAATTTCACTTCAATACTAAGCAAGGATTGGGAAATCAATTTTACACAATGCATGCCTAACGGCTACTTAAAATACACTGATTTGTGTAATCTTTTACAACTAACTGCTGCTGCACATTCGGATATGGGTGGGATTAGTTTTTCAGATATGCAGGAATTTAATCAAGCCTGGGTTTTGAGTAGAATGCGCGTTGAAATCACTGCATTGCCAAAATGGGGAGATCTTGTGACTGTAAAAACTTGGATCAACACATTAGAGAATTCTCGCTCAGTTCGTGCATTAGAAATGCATCTCAATGGTAAAAAAATCATTGGTACTGAAACTTTTTGGGCCGTTTTTAATACCGAAAAACGTCGTCCAGAAGGACTAGCTTTACCTTACGAACACTTTGAATTGTATCCAGAAAAGAAAGCAACTGTAGCACCTTTTTCTAAAATAAGCATTAGCCCCGAAAAAGAAGAGTTATTTGAAAAAACAGTCTTTTTATCTGATTTGGATATTGTAAATCACGTCAATAATGTGAAGTACTTAGAATGGTGCCTTGATTTAGTAGATGAAAAAACAATCTTAAATCAAGAAATCAAAAGTTTTGAAATGAATTTCATGAAAGAACTCTCTTTAAAGGACCAAGTGGTTATTCATGAAAATGTATCCGAAGAATCAGTTGTATTTAGCATTACTAAAGAGGAAAAAAACTGTTTTGCATTACAACTTAACTTGAAATAG
- a CDS encoding response regulator transcription factor translates to MENINKKILLVEDDLNFGAVLKDYLMLNDFDVVLAKNGMEGFEKFKKDTYDLCILDVMMPYKDGYTLAKEIREKNSEVPIIFLTAKSMKEDVLKGYKAGADDYLNKPFDSEVLLMKIKAIIQRKSSDVKAEQVQFEFNVGKFHLNSKLRFLTFNGEEPIKLSPKENELLKMLILHENDLMPRELALTKIWRDDNYFTSRSMDVYIAKLRKYLKLDEDVEILNIHGEGFRLVVKNKTA, encoded by the coding sequence ATGGAAAATATAAATAAAAAAATTCTTTTAGTAGAAGACGACCTAAATTTTGGTGCTGTACTTAAAGATTATTTAATGTTAAATGATTTTGATGTCGTTTTAGCTAAAAACGGGATGGAAGGATTTGAAAAATTCAAAAAAGATACTTACGATTTATGCATTCTTGATGTCATGATGCCTTATAAAGATGGGTATACTTTGGCTAAGGAAATTAGAGAGAAAAATAGCGAAGTGCCTATTATCTTTTTGACAGCAAAATCAATGAAAGAGGATGTCTTAAAAGGATACAAAGCTGGTGCTGATGATTATTTGAACAAGCCTTTTGATTCAGAAGTTTTACTTATGAAAATCAAAGCAATTATTCAAAGAAAGTCTTCAGATGTGAAAGCAGAACAAGTTCAGTTTGAATTTAATGTTGGAAAATTCCACCTAAATTCAAAATTGAGATTCTTAACTTTTAATGGAGAAGAACCAATTAAGTTGTCTCCAAAAGAGAATGAATTATTAAAAATGTTAATCCTTCATGAAAATGATTTAATGCCAAGAGAATTGGCCTTAACTAAAATATGGAGAGATGACAACTATTTTACTTCAAGAAGTATGGACGTTTACATCGCTAAATTAAGAAAGTATCTTAAACTAGATGAGGATGTTGAAATCCTAAATATTCACGGAGAAGGGTTTAGATTGGTTGTTAAGAACAAAACAGCATAA
- a CDS encoding sensor histidine kinase → MNKLFFRLLVLLMSLSLIGIILVQVYWFNSSFKNNDEQFKFHVTQVIANVADKLQKQEAYSFYDKYNHYKDSTGKIPQKNDLLEFYYVQKNPLTNKTIVYSNSIISEDYNISPSFFEKKFGSGAERFKNFNSKRVTEVYNNNTIDKSNLSQSLTPDVKIEKSGNLDVLDNAQFEIFFKDIASAMPLQERISKETLQKLIKKELEEYGVKTKFEFGIYSNGLATKIKSDDFKYDKEATYSIPVFADNEGNEKYKLLVTFPHKKKFLLSELIRITVLSIVFTLIILVAYSSALNQLIRQRQISEIKTDFINNMTHEFKTPIATINLALDAIKNPKIIDDKEKVLKYLQMIRDENKRMHAQVENVLRISKLEKKELDIEKESSDVEEVINDAIEHVNLILEDREGTINCHFDAARTTVLINEVHFTNVIVNVLENAIKYSPDIPEIDVYTENVKDMILIKVKDKGLGMSKVAQKRVFEKFYREHTGDLHNVKGHGLGLAYVKRIVEDHNGQVYVESEKGKGSTFIIKIPLIN, encoded by the coding sequence ATGAATAAATTATTTTTTAGATTACTTGTTTTGTTAATGAGCTTATCCTTAATAGGAATAATTCTCGTTCAAGTGTATTGGTTTAATTCTTCGTTTAAAAATAACGATGAACAGTTTAAATTTCACGTAACACAAGTTATTGCTAATGTTGCTGATAAACTTCAAAAACAAGAAGCATATAGTTTTTATGATAAATACAATCATTATAAAGATAGTACTGGAAAAATTCCTCAAAAGAATGATTTACTAGAGTTTTATTATGTTCAAAAGAATCCTTTAACAAATAAAACTATTGTTTATTCTAATAGTATTATTTCGGAAGATTATAACATATCTCCTTCGTTCTTTGAAAAGAAATTTGGTTCAGGTGCAGAACGTTTTAAGAATTTTAATTCTAAACGTGTTACTGAGGTTTATAACAACAATACCATTGATAAATCAAATTTATCTCAAAGTCTTACTCCAGATGTGAAAATTGAAAAATCAGGAAATTTAGATGTTTTAGATAATGCTCAATTTGAAATTTTCTTTAAAGATATTGCCTCTGCAATGCCTCTTCAAGAAAGGATTTCTAAAGAAACTCTTCAGAAATTAATCAAAAAAGAATTGGAAGAATATGGGGTTAAAACAAAATTTGAATTTGGAATATATAGTAATGGTTTAGCTACTAAAATAAAATCTGATGATTTTAAATATGATAAAGAGGCAACGTATTCTATTCCTGTTTTCGCGGATAATGAAGGAAATGAAAAATATAAGTTATTAGTTACGTTTCCACACAAGAAAAAATTCTTGTTGTCTGAACTGATACGAATTACAGTATTGTCAATCGTTTTCACATTGATTATTTTGGTGGCCTATTCAAGTGCATTGAACCAATTGATCCGCCAACGTCAAATTTCAGAAATCAAAACAGATTTCATAAATAACATGACGCATGAATTTAAGACTCCTATTGCGACAATCAATTTGGCTTTGGATGCCATTAAAAATCCAAAGATAATTGATGATAAAGAGAAGGTTTTGAAATATTTGCAAATGATTCGTGACGAGAATAAGCGAATGCATGCTCAGGTAGAAAATGTATTGAGGATTTCAAAATTAGAGAAAAAAGAACTTGATATCGAAAAAGAATCAAGCGATGTTGAGGAAGTTATAAATGATGCTATTGAGCATGTTAATTTAATATTAGAAGACAGAGAAGGTACAATTAATTGTCATTTTGATGCTGCAAGAACTACCGTTTTAATAAACGAGGTTCATTTTACTAATGTAATTGTAAATGTATTAGAAAATGCCATTAAGTACTCACCAGATATACCTGAAATTGATGTTTATACTGAAAATGTAAAAGACATGATTCTTATAAAGGTAAAAGATAAAGGATTAGGAATGAGTAAAGTTGCTCAGAAAAGAGTTTTTGAAAAATTTTATAGAGAGCATACAGGAGACCTTCATAATGTTAAAGGACACGGATTAGGTTTAGCGTATGTAAAAAGAATAGTTGAAGACCATAATGGTCAAGTATACGTTGAAAGTGAAAAGGGAAAAGGGAGTACCTTCATAATAAAAATACCACTAATAAATTAA
- the coaE gene encoding dephospho-CoA kinase (Dephospho-CoA kinase (CoaE) performs the final step in coenzyme A biosynthesis.): protein MAKIIGLTGGIGSGKTTIAKLFIKRGIPVYIADDEAKKVMQSSKIVHAIKKEFGETIFEGTTLNREKLAEIVFNDSDKLKVLNSIVHPAVKEDFKAWLLKNDAFPFVMYESAILFESGNYKDFDIIITVTAPIELRIERVLQRDNTTRDLVLKRINSQWTDAQRISKSDYIIENINLDISKNEIDNILKILRIKQKES, encoded by the coding sequence ATGGCAAAAATTATTGGCTTAACGGGTGGTATTGGGAGCGGTAAAACTACTATTGCAAAACTTTTCATAAAAAGAGGAATTCCCGTTTATATTGCAGATGATGAGGCAAAAAAAGTAATGCAATCTTCAAAAATCGTTCATGCTATTAAAAAAGAATTTGGCGAGACCATCTTTGAAGGGACTACTTTAAATAGAGAAAAGCTGGCTGAAATTGTGTTTAATGATTCTGATAAATTGAAAGTGCTCAATAGTATTGTTCATCCAGCTGTAAAAGAGGATTTTAAAGCTTGGCTTTTGAAAAACGATGCATTTCCTTTTGTAATGTATGAATCGGCTATTTTATTTGAAAGCGGTAATTATAAAGATTTTGATATAATAATTACGGTTACAGCACCTATTGAATTAAGGATTGAAAGAGTTTTACAACGAGATAATACAACCCGAGATCTTGTTTTAAAAAGAATAAATTCGCAATGGACTGATGCACAACGTATTTCGAAAAGTGATTATATAATTGAAAATATTAATTTAGATATTTCAAAAAACGAAATTGACAATATTCTTAAAATTTTAAGGATAAAACAAAAGGAGTCCTAG